A section of the Verrucomicrobiota bacterium genome encodes:
- a CDS encoding DUF1980 domain-containing protein, producing MKNSSFLQGLRDSLMLLLWGGFVLWLSFAGQLATYLHPSLQNYTTAAGVVFLVLAFFGFRSLFTRPLLHEHHEHHGHHGHHECCANHQGHDHAEQAKGHQHHGTVDGMGAMLFKTILLLLPLAIIVSGKATAYSITTIQNRGVVDNINKLPSAKAGAAAAASAASSAKSTAPLTPSAITVATNDATISASQSSPSSDSSAPAASGGPMPLQVIDMLYAVQMPSYRGEFEGKEVELIGQYIPLTTGNPKGDRFQAIRMFITCCAADAKPVGVTVQYPKPLKVSEMGWVKITGKPTFPMEGGHRMAVLEATKVEECPAPSEPFVY from the coding sequence ATGAAGAACTCCTCTTTCCTTCAAGGTCTGCGTGACTCCCTGATGCTCCTCCTCTGGGGAGGGTTTGTTCTCTGGCTATCCTTTGCAGGGCAACTTGCCACCTACCTGCATCCTTCCCTCCAGAACTACACCACGGCAGCGGGCGTGGTCTTCCTAGTGCTCGCTTTCTTCGGATTCCGTTCCCTCTTCACGCGTCCGTTGCTGCACGAGCATCATGAACACCACGGGCACCACGGGCACCACGAATGCTGTGCTAATCATCAGGGTCATGATCATGCTGAGCAAGCCAAGGGGCATCAGCACCATGGAACGGTTGATGGGATGGGAGCCATGCTCTTCAAGACCATCCTGCTTCTTCTCCCGCTAGCGATTATTGTTTCCGGCAAGGCGACTGCCTACTCGATCACCACGATTCAGAATAGGGGAGTCGTTGATAATATCAACAAGCTACCCTCGGCAAAAGCTGGAGCAGCAGCAGCGGCATCGGCTGCCTCTTCCGCGAAATCCACGGCACCTCTCACCCCCTCCGCCATAACTGTTGCGACAAATGATGCTACGATCTCTGCATCTCAATCCTCCCCTTCATCGGATTCTTCTGCACCGGCTGCTTCCGGTGGCCCGATGCCGCTTCAGGTCATCGACATGCTCTATGCTGTCCAGATGCCCTCCTACCGTGGGGAGTTCGAGGGCAAGGAGGTGGAACTGATCGGTCAATATATACCATTGACGACAGGCAATCCGAAGGGAGACCGCTTCCAGGCTATCCGGATGTTTATAACCTGCTGCGCCGCCGATGCCAAGCCGGTCGGAGTCACCGTTCAGTACCCGAAGCCCCTCAAGGTCTCAGAGATGGGTTGGGTGAAAATCACAGGCAAGCCTACCTTCCCTATGGAGGGTGGTCACCGCATGGCTGTGCTTGAGGCAACTAAGGTCGAGGAATGTCCCGCTCCGTCAGAACCCTTTGTCTACTAG
- a CDS encoding carotenoid 1,2-hydratase: MSRSVRTLCLLALIASFPLRAQEGTRVDAWKSAQPGWNYEFPRDHGPHREFKTEWWYATGNLSDEQGDEYGFQLTFFRQGIHPGKKPAGSSRFRVMDLPFAHFAFTDVSGKTFRYYQRSSRGAFGEAGFGTPDRAGGRMAWMENWVFEQLSDGSFHLKSEGMTEAGVERSVDLILTQDRPPLIHGKNGISPKSSVPGHASHYYSLTRLRASGSVMVDRKVHKVRGLVWFDHEWATNSLESGEAGWDWSGLHLSNGEDLMLFRIRDNTGKTVFLSGTLRDAQGMVTDLQDLSMTPHPQGTWKSPHTGGLYPSGMEVSIPSRNLTLSLTPKLRDQELILSPFAYWEGAVRGEGKCGTDSVTAEGYLELTGYGGKVIGVNGK, encoded by the coding sequence ATGTCCCGCTCCGTCAGAACCCTTTGTCTACTAGCACTCATCGCCTCTTTCCCGCTTCGTGCTCAGGAAGGGACGCGGGTTGATGCGTGGAAAAGTGCCCAACCCGGGTGGAACTACGAGTTCCCTAGGGATCATGGTCCGCATCGGGAATTCAAGACTGAGTGGTGGTATGCCACGGGGAATCTCTCCGATGAGCAGGGAGATGAGTATGGCTTTCAGTTGACCTTCTTTCGCCAGGGAATCCATCCGGGCAAGAAACCAGCCGGTTCATCTCGCTTCAGGGTGATGGATCTTCCTTTTGCTCATTTTGCTTTCACCGATGTCTCGGGCAAGACCTTCCGTTACTACCAGCGATCCTCCCGAGGTGCCTTCGGAGAGGCTGGCTTTGGAACACCTGACAGAGCCGGGGGACGCATGGCCTGGATGGAGAATTGGGTGTTTGAGCAGCTTTCTGATGGATCATTCCACCTCAAGTCCGAGGGGATGACTGAAGCTGGTGTGGAGCGCTCAGTTGACTTGATTCTCACCCAGGATCGTCCTCCCCTCATCCATGGGAAAAATGGGATCAGTCCCAAGTCATCAGTGCCTGGCCATGCCTCCCACTACTATTCGCTCACCAGACTCCGGGCCTCGGGTTCCGTGATGGTTGATAGGAAGGTTCACAAGGTGAGGGGACTTGTTTGGTTCGATCACGAGTGGGCGACAAACTCTCTGGAATCCGGAGAAGCCGGCTGGGATTGGTCAGGACTGCACCTGAGCAACGGTGAGGATCTTATGCTCTTCCGGATCAGGGACAATACGGGCAAAACAGTCTTTCTGTCCGGCACGCTACGTGATGCCCAAGGAATGGTCACTGATCTTCAAGATCTTTCGATGACCCCTCATCCTCAAGGCACCTGGAAGAGTCCCCATACAGGTGGGCTCTACCCCTCAGGGATGGAGGTCAGTATCCCCTCAAGGAATCTCACACTTTCCCTTACTCCCAAGCTCCGAGATCAGGAACTTATCCTGTCGCCGTTCGCCTACTGGGAGGGAGCCGTCCGAGGTGAGGGGAAGTGTGGAACGGATTCTGTGACCGCCGAGGGGTATCTGGAGCTGACTGGCTACGGCGGCAAAGTGATCGGCGTGAACGGAAAATAA
- a CDS encoding cobalamin biosynthesis protein CbiX has product MEKRPSTTLVIVGHGSTTNPDSSEPNHRLADAIRERGIFDQVLCCFWKEEPSMREILHSVSSPDVYIVPNFISEGYFTQTVIPRELELEGPLTQRNGMTIRYCEPVGNHPSMTEVLLKRARETAPGVPTKETSLLIVGHGTNLNDNSAKAAKTQVRLLSELGLYAEVLPTYMEEAPLINDWAAMTSQQNVVVIPFFISDGLHSYQDIPVLLGIREEVGPAASQSDVFQSNPHNLQGKELYYGSAIGTDPMMADVILDQVAAFDASAPVTES; this is encoded by the coding sequence CGGTCACGGATCGACGACCAATCCGGATTCCAGCGAGCCCAATCACCGTCTCGCCGATGCCATCCGTGAGCGGGGCATCTTCGACCAGGTCCTCTGCTGTTTCTGGAAAGAGGAGCCCTCCATGAGGGAGATCCTGCACTCGGTCTCTTCCCCGGATGTCTACATTGTGCCGAATTTTATCAGCGAGGGATACTTCACCCAGACCGTGATCCCAAGAGAACTGGAACTCGAAGGCCCCCTCACCCAACGCAACGGAATGACCATTCGCTACTGCGAGCCGGTCGGCAACCATCCATCTATGACCGAAGTGCTGCTCAAGCGCGCGCGCGAAACGGCTCCAGGAGTCCCAACCAAGGAAACCAGTCTGCTGATCGTCGGCCACGGGACTAATCTGAACGACAACTCCGCCAAAGCGGCAAAGACCCAAGTCAGACTCCTTTCCGAGCTCGGTCTCTATGCGGAGGTACTCCCTACATACATGGAGGAGGCCCCCTTGATCAACGACTGGGCCGCCATGACAAGCCAACAGAATGTCGTCGTGATCCCCTTCTTTATCAGCGACGGACTCCATAGCTATCAGGATATTCCCGTGCTGCTTGGCATCCGTGAGGAGGTCGGTCCGGCCGCAAGCCAGTCGGATGTCTTTCAGTCCAATCCTCATAATCTGCAGGGCAAGGAGCTCTACTATGGCAGCGCGATCGGCACCGATCCGATGATGGCCGATGTGATACTCGATCAGGTTGCGGCCTTCGATGCATCCGCCCCCGTGACCGAATCATGA
- a CDS encoding glycoside hydrolase family 3 C-terminal domain-containing protein, whose protein sequence is MRLLAGILAALLSTVSLHASVKGSETPATHHYPTGDRAAAIERRVEHLLGKLTEEEKISLLAGDGNDGMSTIAIPRLGIPKLVMADGPQGVRAHGPACSFPSGIALAATWDPKLAFRYGEALGREARARGIHIQLGPGVNIARTPLNGRNFEYFGEDPFLTGKLSSEWIRGLQSQGVAATVKHYVGNDTEWRRMEIESIMNEQTLREIYLHPFLKAVENGGVWSVMSAYNKLNGFPSTSNKQLQEEILKKEWGFPGLVMSDWWATDSVDSIARGLDLEMPMAYRVTKESVSKALREGRLSSERIDDAVRRLLRMAVSMGFLDREQRRKDLPLDSPANSALALEVATKSIVLLKNDPALLPLDKGKMHRVVVYGPNAQDTPAVGGGSGGVTPFRKVSFLEGIRKALPEGTEVFYAPTRIKKPFSVFDFLEYGKPVPIPPRITGIRKMTSIDQPNFTRVTTSRERTIGISWGKNSPPEDVPKGREARITWDAEIEVPQGGIYELVAEGHPEIRLGDRELGNPDSYVMTLEQGSRIPLKITASEVGRGSGRVSVKIIPVAEEATGLFPAKSADAAVVCVGLTPEVEGEGFDRGFALPISQQLLIKQVCEANPRTIVVLSGGAGVDMRPWIGKVPAVLQSWYLGQEAGTALASVLFGDANPSGHLPCTFDRTIDENPAFRHYPGTFPKGKEWPVVDYHEGIFYGYRGYDRSGHEPLFPFGFGLSYTNFDLSGLTASPTADGHTMTVNVANTGTRSGAAVIQLYISLTGESTLRPLRELKGFQRVELNSGDSKRITISLPDSSLMYWHPVKNQWVMPEGQVSVEVGFSEGDIRMKALLPKIEPPKLESLKSDPLESTPLGSGPSLSTNAP, encoded by the coding sequence ATGAGGCTCCTTGCCGGAATCCTTGCAGCACTGCTTTCCACAGTCTCGCTGCACGCCTCCGTTAAGGGATCCGAGACACCTGCAACACATCACTATCCGACCGGCGATCGTGCCGCCGCGATCGAACGACGGGTGGAGCATTTGCTTGGTAAACTCACGGAGGAGGAGAAGATCAGCCTCCTTGCCGGTGACGGCAACGACGGCATGTCGACGATCGCCATTCCCCGACTCGGCATCCCGAAGCTCGTCATGGCCGACGGCCCCCAAGGGGTGCGTGCCCACGGTCCTGCCTGCTCTTTCCCGAGCGGGATCGCCCTTGCAGCCACATGGGATCCGAAGCTCGCCTTCCGTTACGGCGAGGCGTTGGGCCGTGAAGCCCGTGCCCGTGGCATCCATATCCAGCTCGGCCCGGGGGTGAACATCGCACGCACACCGCTCAACGGTCGCAACTTCGAGTATTTCGGCGAGGATCCCTTCCTGACCGGAAAGCTCTCCTCGGAATGGATCCGGGGGCTCCAGAGCCAGGGAGTCGCGGCAACAGTGAAGCACTATGTCGGCAACGACACCGAATGGAGACGCATGGAGATCGAGTCGATCATGAACGAGCAGACACTTCGTGAGATCTATCTTCATCCCTTCCTCAAGGCAGTGGAGAACGGTGGAGTCTGGTCGGTGATGTCGGCCTACAACAAGCTCAACGGTTTTCCCAGCACCTCCAACAAGCAGTTGCAGGAGGAGATCCTCAAGAAGGAATGGGGATTCCCCGGGCTTGTGATGTCGGATTGGTGGGCGACCGACTCCGTCGACTCGATTGCCAGGGGACTCGACCTGGAAATGCCGATGGCCTACCGCGTGACCAAGGAAAGCGTCTCCAAGGCACTCCGGGAGGGACGGCTCTCGAGCGAGCGGATCGACGATGCAGTTCGCAGGCTGCTGCGCATGGCCGTCTCGATGGGATTCCTCGACAGGGAGCAGCGCAGGAAGGACCTGCCTCTCGATTCCCCGGCAAACTCTGCCCTTGCCCTCGAAGTGGCGACCAAGTCGATCGTTCTGCTCAAGAATGATCCCGCGCTCCTTCCGCTCGACAAGGGAAAGATGCATCGCGTGGTCGTCTATGGTCCGAATGCCCAGGACACCCCGGCCGTGGGTGGAGGAAGCGGCGGAGTCACTCCGTTCAGGAAGGTCAGCTTTCTGGAGGGAATTCGCAAGGCCCTGCCTGAGGGAACGGAGGTCTTCTACGCGCCGACCCGGATCAAAAAACCTTTCTCGGTCTTCGACTTCCTCGAATACGGAAAGCCGGTTCCCATCCCGCCGAGGATCACCGGCATCAGGAAGATGACGAGCATCGACCAACCCAACTTCACCAGGGTCACCACCTCGAGGGAACGGACGATCGGGATCTCATGGGGAAAGAACTCCCCCCCGGAGGATGTCCCCAAGGGGCGCGAGGCACGCATCACCTGGGATGCCGAAATAGAGGTTCCACAGGGAGGGATCTACGAACTCGTCGCCGAGGGACATCCGGAGATCCGCCTCGGAGACCGCGAACTCGGTAATCCCGACAGCTATGTCATGACCCTTGAACAAGGGAGCCGCATTCCCCTGAAAATCACCGCTAGCGAAGTGGGGCGCGGGAGCGGCAGGGTCTCCGTGAAGATCATTCCCGTGGCCGAGGAGGCGACCGGATTGTTCCCGGCCAAGAGTGCCGATGCCGCCGTGGTCTGCGTAGGCCTGACACCGGAGGTTGAGGGAGAGGGTTTCGACCGGGGGTTTGCCCTGCCGATCAGCCAGCAGCTTCTCATCAAGCAGGTCTGCGAAGCGAATCCCCGTACCATCGTCGTCTTGAGCGGCGGGGCGGGCGTCGATATGCGCCCGTGGATCGGCAAGGTGCCCGCGGTGCTTCAGTCATGGTATCTCGGACAGGAAGCGGGGACAGCCCTCGCCTCGGTGCTCTTCGGTGATGCCAATCCCTCGGGTCACCTTCCCTGCACCTTCGACCGAACGATCGATGAGAACCCCGCCTTCCGCCATTACCCGGGAACTTTCCCGAAAGGGAAGGAGTGGCCCGTGGTGGACTACCATGAGGGCATCTTTTATGGATACCGAGGCTATGATCGATCGGGCCACGAACCGCTGTTCCCATTCGGATTTGGACTGAGTTACACGAATTTTGATCTCTCGGGACTCACCGCAAGTCCCACTGCAGATGGACACACCATGACTGTTAATGTGGCGAATACTGGTACCCGCTCCGGAGCTGCCGTCATTCAGCTCTACATAAGCCTGACAGGAGAATCGACTCTGCGACCCCTCCGTGAGCTGAAGGGATTCCAACGAGTCGAGTTGAATTCCGGGGACTCGAAAAGAATTACGATCTCCCTCCCCGACAGCTCACTCATGTACTGGCATCCGGTAAAGAACCAGTGGGTCATGCCTGAGGGACAGGTCTCCGTCGAAGTGGGGTTCTCCGAAGGCGACATCCGGATGAAAGCGCTACTTCCTAAAATCGAACCTCCAAAGTTGGAGTCACTGAAGTCAGACCCTTTAGAATCTACGCCCTTGGGATCAGGGCCGTCACTCAGCACAAACGCTCCGTGA
- a CDS encoding inorganic phosphate transporter — MHPFIADFASVSLGTWALLGLALLLALAFEFANGFHDTANAVATVIYTHTLPAVPAVIWSGFFNFLGVLTSTGAVAFSIVNLLPVELVIHVGSAAGFAMVFSLLVSAIVWNVGTWYFGLPASSSHTLIGSIIGVGIANALMSDSHFWGDGVNWAKAKDVGMALLISPVIGFCMAALLLIVMKIIIKNPKLYSTPDANHPPPGWIRALLMFTCTGVSFAHGSNDGQKGMGLIMLILVGILPTTYALKSESTFAEITSLRSELTASISYASAHATGANTSTVNADPGQVITSFLRGSHSTTPELFAAIGVIAEKSETALGGFESLNQIPQDKRGGLRSDLYLLSSVSSKLAKNHQLDSPAAEKEAKQLTASINGVTNFIPIWVKVAVALALGCGTMIGWKRIVVTVGEKIGKTHMTYGQGAAAELVAMITISLADVLGLPVSTTHVLSSGVAGTMAANGSGLQMATVRNILMAWVLTLPVCVFLGAGLFALGLNLIARLGFQ, encoded by the coding sequence ATGCATCCATTCATTGCTGATTTTGCGTCTGTCAGTCTTGGAACATGGGCTCTGCTGGGATTGGCGCTTCTGCTGGCGCTGGCCTTCGAGTTTGCCAATGGTTTCCATGACACGGCGAACGCCGTAGCCACCGTTATCTACACCCATACGCTTCCCGCAGTTCCAGCCGTAATCTGGTCCGGATTCTTCAACTTCCTCGGAGTGCTCACCTCCACGGGAGCTGTGGCCTTCAGCATTGTGAATCTGCTCCCAGTCGAACTGGTAATCCATGTGGGATCGGCTGCCGGATTCGCCATGGTCTTCTCGCTTCTGGTCTCGGCGATCGTCTGGAATGTCGGCACCTGGTACTTCGGACTTCCCGCTTCCAGCTCCCACACTCTCATCGGCTCCATCATCGGCGTCGGTATTGCCAATGCCCTGATGAGCGACTCCCACTTTTGGGGCGACGGGGTGAACTGGGCCAAGGCCAAGGATGTCGGCATGGCGCTCCTGATCTCCCCTGTCATCGGATTCTGCATGGCGGCCCTTCTGCTGATCGTCATGAAGATCATCATCAAGAATCCCAAGCTCTACTCGACTCCCGACGCCAATCACCCGCCACCGGGATGGATCCGCGCCCTGCTCATGTTCACTTGCACAGGGGTGAGCTTTGCCCACGGCTCCAACGACGGCCAGAAAGGCATGGGACTGATCATGCTGATCCTGGTCGGCATCCTTCCCACAACTTACGCACTGAAGAGCGAGAGCACCTTTGCCGAGATCACGTCCCTCCGTTCGGAGCTCACCGCCTCGATCTCCTACGCATCAGCCCACGCCACCGGGGCGAACACCTCCACGGTGAATGCCGATCCAGGGCAGGTCATCACCTCTTTCCTCAGGGGCTCCCACTCCACGACACCCGAGCTCTTTGCCGCGATCGGTGTCATTGCTGAAAAATCCGAGACCGCGCTTGGCGGCTTCGAGTCGCTGAATCAGATTCCACAAGACAAACGCGGAGGACTCCGATCCGACCTTTATCTGCTCTCCTCCGTCTCTTCGAAGCTGGCAAAGAATCATCAGCTGGATTCCCCGGCGGCGGAGAAAGAGGCTAAGCAACTCACGGCCAGCATCAACGGTGTCACGAACTTCATCCCCATCTGGGTAAAGGTTGCCGTGGCTCTCGCTCTGGGCTGCGGAACAATGATTGGCTGGAAACGTATCGTGGTGACTGTCGGTGAGAAGATCGGCAAAACCCACATGACCTATGGACAGGGGGCGGCCGCGGAACTCGTCGCCATGATCACCATCAGCTTGGCTGATGTGCTTGGACTGCCTGTCAGCACAACCCATGTCCTCTCATCGGGAGTTGCTGGAACCATGGCCGCCAATGGCTCCGGTCTCCAGATGGCGACCGTGCGGAATATTCTCATGGCCTGGGTCCTGACCCTTCCTGTCTGTGTATTCCTCGGAGCGGGCCTCTTCGCACTCGGTCTCAATCTGATCGCCAGGCTCGGATTCCAGTAA
- the hpt gene encoding hypoxanthine phosphoribosyltransferase yields the protein MPTVSEIPLEIPREVPPAILLDRAAIYRRVAELGVQISEELASSDLSVMPVMDGGMIFAADLVREIHLPLIIKPIKASSYSDKTTSSGTVSLPWGIPEGIGGKDLLLVDDILDTGKTLEVLKERLMENGARSVRSCVLLRKKSSVQLAADYMGFDIPDQFVVGYGLDYAGLYRNLPYIGVVS from the coding sequence ATGCCTACAGTTTCAGAAATCCCCTTAGAAATCCCACGGGAAGTCCCGCCTGCGATCCTGCTTGATCGCGCGGCCATTTATCGCCGAGTTGCAGAACTCGGTGTTCAGATCTCCGAGGAACTCGCCTCGAGCGACCTCAGCGTCATGCCAGTCATGGATGGGGGGATGATCTTCGCGGCCGATCTCGTGAGGGAAATTCATCTTCCGCTCATTATCAAGCCGATCAAGGCCTCCAGTTACAGTGATAAGACCACCAGTTCCGGCACTGTCTCTCTCCCTTGGGGGATCCCCGAGGGTATCGGCGGAAAGGATCTACTGCTTGTCGACGATATCCTGGACACAGGAAAAACCCTGGAAGTCTTGAAGGAACGCCTGATGGAGAATGGAGCGAGGAGCGTCCGTAGCTGCGTCCTCCTTCGCAAAAAATCCTCCGTCCAACTTGCCGCAGATTACATGGGATTTGATATCCCAGACCAATTTGTCGTCGGCTACGGACTCGACTACGCCGGCCTCTACCGGAATCTTCCTTATATCGGAGTGGTTTCCTGA
- a CDS encoding permease gives MTLSTIWFHFSFSDFQYAFLSILLEGLPFLLGGAILSGLLEEFLPQSLMTRLLPKNPRTAIIVSGLLGVIFPVCECGIVPVVRRLLKKGLPVSCGITYMLAAPIVNPLVILSTLAAFRGQGAWEMAILRFTLGLTVAILAGWIVSYFAPFSILRPGLLAPDNDHEHNHSGSGRTLDRLQNAASVATRDFLDVAVYFVIGAAAASLFSTAVNQEIILPLAANPPLAIVSLMGLAAVLSVCSTTDAFIAATLTTFPMAAKLAFLVFGPMLDFKLLFLYGAAFSKRFILSLALGLFVVIGLLCWRLSALNLAW, from the coding sequence GTGACCCTTTCCACGATTTGGTTCCATTTTAGTTTTTCGGATTTTCAGTATGCCTTCCTCAGCATCCTGCTTGAGGGGCTTCCCTTCCTCTTGGGAGGGGCAATTCTCTCGGGTCTCTTGGAGGAGTTTCTGCCCCAGTCGCTCATGACTCGGCTTCTTCCGAAGAACCCTCGCACAGCCATCATTGTCAGCGGACTGCTCGGGGTGATTTTTCCGGTTTGCGAATGCGGCATCGTTCCCGTCGTGAGGCGCCTGTTGAAGAAGGGCTTGCCTGTTTCCTGCGGCATCACCTACATGCTGGCCGCCCCGATCGTGAACCCCCTGGTCATTCTGAGTACTCTTGCCGCCTTTCGCGGGCAGGGGGCTTGGGAGATGGCCATCCTCCGTTTTACTCTGGGTCTTACGGTGGCGATCCTTGCTGGATGGATCGTGAGTTACTTTGCCCCCTTCTCGATCCTGCGACCTGGTCTGCTTGCTCCTGATAATGACCATGAGCACAATCACAGCGGATCAGGCAGGACGCTCGACCGCCTCCAGAACGCCGCTTCCGTGGCCACACGCGATTTTCTCGATGTCGCCGTCTACTTCGTGATCGGTGCCGCCGCCGCATCGCTCTTCAGTACCGCAGTGAATCAGGAGATCATCCTTCCCCTCGCGGCGAATCCCCCGCTGGCCATCGTCTCCCTCATGGGACTTGCTGCCGTCCTCTCTGTCTGCAGCACGACAGATGCCTTCATAGCGGCGACGCTCACCACCTTTCCGATGGCCGCGAAGCTCGCCTTTCTGGTCTTCGGCCCGATGCTCGATTTCAAGCTGCTCTTCCTTTACGGAGCGGCCTTCTCCAAGCGCTTCATTCTCTCGCTGGCACTCGGTCTTTTCGTGGTGATCGGACTTCTCTGCTGGAGGCTCTCTGCTCTGAATCTCGCATGGTGA